The following proteins come from a genomic window of Candidatus Methylomirabilota bacterium:
- a CDS encoding redoxin domain-containing protein, which translates to MRFLTAAFCLLILLAQGAAAAPNWAALDMSPYEPPKPAPALTLPDLDGKVARLEDLRGKVVLVFFWSTW; encoded by the coding sequence GTGAGATTTCTGACCGCAGCGTTCTGCCTTCTGATCCTCCTGGCGCAGGGTGCCGCCGCGGCACCGAACTGGGCCGCGCTCGACATGTCGCCGTACGAGCCGCCGAAGCCCGCGCCCGCTCTGACCCTGCCGGATCTCGACGGTAAGGTGGCGCGGCTCGAGGACCTGCGCGGCAAGGTGGTGCTCGTTTTCTTCTGGTCGACCTGGTGA